From Coregonus clupeaformis isolate EN_2021a unplaced genomic scaffold, ASM2061545v1 scaf0275, whole genome shotgun sequence, one genomic window encodes:
- the LOC121561174 gene encoding uncharacterized protein LOC121561174, producing MFCCFSCDDDRFFQRVCESVPVRSREEDQQLASLLQALGSTLSLGGELPRKTCRSVGRVLGLCASRVDLTLTPSKISLQGALLIVRHESKLHKLRLNVGMAVKLSRLVRRTGRGATPLTVPELSLVLKSNQPPERVLSRALSSVASLLRLWRVQCLDLTDFWIQGHSLITLLCHQGPLSLRLNSDTLQQLTVVVYEAQDKDLTQWFLEKVGGDLTSCRLDLEVLLSLLQHSTHNITVDLRKNRLLEKNISDLLPFLGRVIFKRSSSSFVKSTIRQIYDSRASDCVSSLLRSSDHWINLNSRELDRVDCTALGFTLQHCHQVKVNLLWTSIPPGEIESILPLLNRVSQLSVDRRLLLSFVQCCAASPIQQGAPPPPPPTAEWLLRSLHYRLDFSCSSSVDLSAQDQEEALCLTTDHCRAIHSVLKQNQHSTQLVQNQVQIILRDCEVEDRALRELLPHPAYCQAEVRHTKTNI from the exons ATGTTCTGCTGTTTCAGCTGTGATGATGACAGGTTcttccagagggtgtgtgagtctGTCCCTGTGAGGTCCAGAGAGGAGGACCAGCAGTTGgcctctctcctccaggccttGGGCTCCACCCTGTCACTGGGAGGAGAGTTACCCAGGAAAACCTGCAGGTCTGTGGGGAGAGTCCTGGGTCTCTGTGCCTCCAGAGTGGACCTCACTCTTACCCCCAGCAAGATCTCTCTCCAAGGAGCCTTACTTATTGTGAGACATGAGTCAAAGCTACACAAGCTCAG GCTGAATGTGGGCATGGCAGTGAAACTGTCCAGACTGGTtaggaggacagggagaggtgcTACTCCACTGACTGTCCCAGAGCTCTCCCTGGTCCTAAAGAGCAACCAGCCACCAGAGAGAGTGTTATCCAGGGCTCTGAGTAGTGTGGCATCCCTGCTGAGACTCTGGAGGGTTCAGTGTCTGGACCTGACTGACTTCTGGATCCAGGGTCACTCTCTCATCACACTGCTGTGTCACCAgggacctctctctctcag ACTGAACTCAGACACTCTGCAGCAgctgactgtagttgtgtatgaAGCTCAGGACAAGGACTTGACTCAGTGGTTCCTGGAGAAGGTTGGTGGAGACCTGACCTCCTGCAGGCTGGACCTGGaagtgcttctctctctgctgcagcattcaacccacaacaTCACTGTGGACCTCAGGAAGAACAGGCTCCTAGAGAAGAACATCTCAGATCTTCTCCCCTTTCTGGGAAGGGTTATATTCAAGAG GTCCAGTTCCAGCTTTGTAAAGTCCACCATCAGACAGATCTATGACAGCAGAGCcagtgactgtgtgtccagtttgttgaGGTCTTCAGACCATTGGATCAACCTGAACAGCAGAGAGCTGGACAGAGTGGACTGTACTGCTCTGGGTTTTACCCTGCAGCACTGCCACCAAGTCAAAGTCAACCTGCTGTGGACCTCCATACCACCGGGGGAGATAGAGAGCATCCTGCCTCTTCTGAACAGAGTCTCCCAACTCAG tgtTGACAGGAGGTTACTGCTGAGTTTCGTCCAGTGCTGTGCTGCCTCTCCGATCCAGCAGggggcaccaccaccaccaccaccaacagcaGAATGGCTGCTCAGGTCTCTGCACTACAGGCTGgacttctcctgctcctcctctgtgGACCTGTCAGCTCAGGACCAGGAGGAGGCTCTGTGTCTGACCACTGACCACTGCAGGGCCATCCACTCTGTTCTGAAGCAGAACCAACACAGCACCCAGCTGGTCCAGAACCAGGTGCAGATCATCTTAAGAGACTGTGAGGTGGAGGACAGAGCACTGAGGGAGCTGCTTCCCCATCCTGCATATTGTCAAGCTGAGGttagacacacaaagacaaacatttAA